Genomic DNA from Setaria italica strain Yugu1 chromosome V, Setaria_italica_v2.0, whole genome shotgun sequence:
CGGCGCGTGCAATTTAAAGCGCCAAACCCTCGGTCAAAAATCCAGGTCCGGCACGACCTGGCCGCCCTCCACCTCGGCGTCCGTGAGCGTCAGCGCCTTCTGCAGCTTCCGGCTGCAGaacacctccacctccgccgcgtaCGTCGCCGTCACCGGCCGGTGGTCCGACAGCGCCAGCTCCGACCGCCGGTACCCCAGCAGCCGCAGCCCATTCCCGTACGACAGCACCCGGTCGCACCACGCCGgcgtccgccgcccgcccctgtGCTCGTCGCCGGTGTACCTCCCGGAGCCGACCTCGTACTTGTACGTCGGCGCGAACTCCAGGACGCCCTCCGTCCACCCGTCGAACGCCCGCCCCTTCTTCAGCTCGCGCTTAAGCTGCAGAGAATAGCAATGGCCAGAATCGTCATCAGCATCGTCAGAATTCAGAtagaatcagaatcagaatcagattcAGAATGACGAAATGGACTCTGATTTCTTCACTCACCTGATCCGTCTCGGCTAATTTAGACCAACTCTTCGTCGAGATCAGCTCGTGCGCTCTCTCGTACGACACGTCGAGGCGGTAGTTCAGATCGCCCAGCCAGAAGATCCGACTGCAGAAATCACCAAGAAAAATGTCAGACTACTGAATCCTGATGGGTTTGGTGCTCACTTACTCTTCTCAGTACTCACTCATGGTCGTGGATGTCCCTGAGCAGCTGCTGGTCACCGGGGGCAGGGAAGCGCGTCCGCCGGTGGATCTCCTGCACGTCGGCGTTCCGTTTGTGGACGTCGCCGGGCTTCtccccggcggcgaggtggcagCACACAAAGCAGAACATGGTCTGGTAGATGGACATGCTCACCGACACGGCTCCCTTGTTGCCGATGTAGCCCATGGCCCCGACGCCGACGGTGGAGACCTTGAGGTTCTGGACGCACTTCCTGAGGCCCCTCCTCACCCACACCGTCAGGAAGATGCCCACCATCTGCTTGCTCACGATCCTCACGAACGGCGACCGGCTCTTCTTCTTGCGCAGCGCGCCGTCGAGGTCAAGGTCGAGGTCCGGGATCATCGGcagctcgtccgccgccgccgcgtcggcgacGCGAGACGACCCCCTGAACGACTTGTACGCCCTGAAGGATTTCGACGCCTTGaacgacgccgacgacgcggcGTTCATGGCGCGCGCCGGCAGCAGGTCCAGCGGCTGCTCCGGCCAGACCAGCCCGACCCTGTCCGCCCTGCTCAGCGACCTCAGGAGCATCCGCCCCGGCTGCTGCGGCTCCTGATCGAGCTCGTCAGGCTCGTCGCCGTTGAGCTCCGCCGGGTCATCATCCACGACGCTGAAGTGGTTGAGCCTGCTCAGCTTCCTTGGGGTCGCCGCGACGTGCTGCTCCGGCCGCGCCGGGAAGCCGAacggcgcgtcgtcgtcggtgtCGGTCTCCGTGTCCGTGCCGGggaggagctcgtcggcggcggccggcggcgggtcgaACCGCGATGGCGAGGGCGGGTGGCTGTAGCACTTGTACTTGGGCCTCGACGGCTGGGCCCGCCTGAGCGCGCCCCGGATCACGGACTcccacgcctgcgccggccgcccgtCCTCCGCGCCGAACACGTTGCCGGCGTTCAGAGGCACCACTTCTTGGAACCTGCGTTCCATCACACGCGTCAGCGGGAAGAACGGCAGGTCGATGACGTATAGCACGGCAGGCAAGTCCGGCGGCCGTGGAGCTTACCCGAGCACGTAGATGTCGGCGGgctcggcgtcgccgccggtgccgaGCCACTCGGAGATGTCGAGGTCCTCCGGCGGGGCCTTGCCGCCAGCGTTCCAGGTGCCGACGCAGACCCTGCAAACGCCGGGCATGGTTAATCGAATCGCAAAAGGCGCACGCATCGCTGAAATCAATCGAATCACACGACGAACCTCAACTCTTTGGTGTTGATGTACTGCGCGCGCAGCGTCTCCGAGTTCCTCCTCCTCAGCTTGTACGGCGCGCTCTCCAGGCTCTCATCTGATGCAGCAGAATTCAGCACACGGCGGTGCGAAGAAATGCTAGTGAAAAATCGACAGAAGCAACGCTGATCGAACAGTGAGAATTCCACACTTGAAACTaacgattttttttttactttttgatGAAAGCTACAAATTTCATTGAATTACTGTTATGGTTGGGGTAAAAATGTCAATAGTAATTTCGTTTTTGACATGAAAATGTGTGGATATCATGATTTTTTTACTGATGAAGCAGGATCATAAAGGTCGGCCGGTCTGCCAGATTAGGCAATTGTTGGAAGCCATTTGTGTGATTGGAGACAAGGAGATTCAAGGTTGCCGGGCCGGGGCGGGGCGAAAGCTATGATGCGACGCACCAAACACACTAATGGCGGCATGAGGACCAGTTCATCTTTTTTCCCTACCACAAAGGGGATGAATGAGCAGTCCAAAGCTGCCCTTTCTCTTCCGTAACGCGACCGACTGGGTTTgctttttaaaaagaaaacactAAAACACGACCCATTGGATAAGATCAACACATTAGACGGAGGACCGGAACGCGGCTTTCAGTTCTGCCTACACACTAGCCGCAATTCAACACGTAATGAAACGGATGATGAGCGGGAATTGAACTCACCGGTGATCTgagcgccgccgtcggccggccggcgtgggccgtcgccgtcgcagcCGCAGTTCTCTGGGGAAAAAAAGCAGGACATCAAGTGAGAggtggagagagaaaaaagaagtgAGCTTTGGGCAGTAGAACGAGAATGGGTCTCGTCGGAGAAGGGGAAACTTTGGCCAACCTTCGTCGTCAATGtcgctgccgtcgtcgtcgtcctcctcctcgtcggcgccgaAGTCCAAGTCCTTGCTCTTGAGGTTGAGCCATTTCTTCAGCACAATCTTGGGCCAGAACACCTGCACTCGCACAGCAACGGCGCCTATCACTATCAGTATCATCCTAGCTAAGCTCTCAGTTGCAAGTTGTAATTGTCtgaagaaaggagaaaaaaaaggaaatctaAAAAGAAAACTCGGGAAGCTCTCAGACTCTCAGTTGCAACGCCAAGAGCCCAAGAACAAGTGAACCGAGCAAGAAAGACAGAGCCGTCGTCGTCTCCTACCTCTCCCGACATCCTCCTCTGCTTCACCACCACCATTTCCGCTCCTCTCTTGCCTGCTCCTCACGCCTGATCAATCGCTTAAAGATTAAAATTTCAGAGCCAAAACGCCTCTGATTCTGCCCTCTCGCTCCCAGCCCAAATCCCTcgccttctcctctccctcgtcTCCCTCCTTGGCTTATCGTACGGGCAGGCTCGTAAGCTGTGGACCGGACGAGCAGAGCTAGCACATGGCAGCGCGTCTCTCCCTGTGGCGGCAAGCGAGGGGGCCGGACGGGGAGCTATATACCAAGTGGAAAATGTGGTGGGAGGCAGGGCGGAAGCGGATGGGGGCCGGCCGCTTccgcctctctctcccttcGCGGAAAGCTTCGCGCCCGACCGGGTCCCGCGTTCGCGCGTGTCCAGTTTTTGGTCGCCGAGCGAGACGGCAGTTGGGATGCAATTCTACCGCGGCTGCGGCTTGacgtccgcctcctcccggccgTGTACGGCACCGCTGGCCGGCGGGGATTTCTGGGGAGGGAACCGCGGGCTGACCGTTTTACTTGGCTGTTGGCTGTGTGGTTGAAGGCCAAACAAATGGTATGTGTGTTGGAattcgttttcttttttacttcaCATACGCCACACGTATGGTTGAAGGCCTAACAAAAGTATGACGTCAACAAATTAGTTTTGGGACGATTGTCGTTTCCGACCAGTTTGATAAAACTAAGGAAACGATGATTTTATCCTTTTACCCTTCTATCTGTTCACGCCAACTCGCCAAGGACACCGCTCCTCCCTCCCAACCACGCCGCTGCTCCTCAGCTCCTCCCAAACGTGATGGCGGCATCCCACTCCGCTGCTCCGGACTCCTCTACCGCCTCAGACTCTCTATCGGGCCCGAGCCTCTGTCCACCGCCGCAACTAGGTGGGGCGCCTCGTGGGGTGACATGGATCCCAAGATGCGCAGGTGAGTttgggaggacggcggcggctgcttctGCGACCTCCAGGTGCTGCACGGATGTAAGTGAAGTCTGCATTGCGTGGGCTGACAGCTAAGGTGGAGGCCGAAGGAAGAGGCAAACACGACGGCGGAAGGGGTCAAGGGAAGCAGGCGTCGAACTctagggcaaaaaaaaaagagaaatagcTTTCCCTTGACTACCAACGACAATTATTTCGATTCGTTTTGATTTGTACTAGCGGCGACATCTAAAttgatacggagggagtacatgaagTATTCTAGCTTAGTACTCGAAAATATATGGGTTGCATTAATGGATTTATTGTGAAAAATACTTTTATAATATATAATTACTTTAATGTAAGCGAACTGAGCTCGCTGATAATGTTATAAAGTTAGGTGCGTATATTCATAGGACTATAACTCTATAAGAATGAGTATGTGTATATGATCGCATGCGTACGTACTATGtttaaaaaaactattttagtataaagttttattttttatataaattatTAATCAAAATATCACCTAATAGACCATGTTGCTGAGGAAATAGCTAGGATGTCACTCTAGTTTTGGGATATCCTAAGAATGAGATCTTTACAAGTGTGACATTTGGATCCATGCATAAACGTTTGAGATAGACATCAGCTGTTCCCTCAACAAAATATATACTAAACACAAGTTCGTCTTGAGCTGTGACACGTGATTATTCTATTCATGTGGTGGGTGGGTAGTTCGCGTTCGCCGAATTATGTGCAGGAGACACTGTAATCTGCACATAATTTGATCTGGTTGGGCTTAACAATGATGATGCGACGGCATTTTTTTATGCCGTAATATGTTGACACCTGTAGCCCTTAGTAGGTTTTTCCTTAATTTTATTCGCCCTCCGTGTTTGACTTGCTCTGCAAAAAATGTCTGTACCATATACAGTTCCTAACGACCTCAATCTATGACTCATGATGCAGAGAATCAAGTTAGTAGGGCCTCTATTTTTATGATGTTTTGATAAGGTTCTAGGTATACGTTTGTTGCGCTTGCCGCCAAAATTTGCACTCCACCTGACAGGACTTCATGCATGTTCAGGTGTGGAGCCCAGGTCCAGCTGCAATGCGACGCTTGAGCCAATTTGATGtttgtattttattttcttgagcGCCGCGCGGCATCAATTATATTAGATGTTAGAAGCAATTTGTTTGAAAAAGAGGAGTAAAAGAATTATCGGAACCAATTGTTACGGCCACTGTTGAAATTTAAATGTTTTGTTCAGGTGAAATTCTCTTGTTGCATGGTCGTTAAAGCAGCTTTAACCGTTTCTTGCACGTAGACACTGCATACTCGACGCTCTTACCCACCAGCATCGTAATGAGCACCCGCGGTCAAGCGAGGCTTGAAACGTCATGCCAGGTCTAGCGATGCTTAATTCTCAGGTCAtcgttaaactttagctccgagactaatttgcgagacgaatctattaagcttaattaattcatgatttgataatgtggtgctacagtaatcctttgctaatgatggattaattaggtttaatagattcgtttcgcgaattagtccaggacttatgcaattagttttataattagctaatgtttaatccttctaattagtatcaaacattcgatgtgacaagagtTAAACTTTAATCTAAGGTCAAACACGTCCTTACCCTTCCGCCGTTCGTGTCAAAATTTGATAGTTTATTAGCTGAGCAGATTGGGCATCGATGTCTGTACATTACCCGATGCTTGCTTTTTGCAACGGAGCCTCGCTAGCTGCAGTGGTAAAATCCATGCCCAACGATGCCTGAagtaagagagagaaaaatggaGCATCACTTTTCCACTACACTGCGTGTGCTTAAGTTGCTGACAAAGATGCTTACTGTTAACGAGCAGTTGACAGGGATTAGTTCTAGGTTAATTTGCAGCACAGGGCATGTGCTGTGCGGATAGCGATAAATGCCCGTCAGCCCCACTTAGCACCTTGCTGTTCTGCTAGCAGTCGTACGGTCACAATTTTGGTGCAGTGGAACGTGTTTCACGTGCACATGCGCCAGGGTTAGTCATTACTCATTAGTGTATTCCAGATCCATGCAGATTGCAGAGTGCATGTCATACGAACATCCCAACTATTCATCGCGCTAGGGAAACAAGCAGACGTCGTCCGGAGACACCAAGATGACCATGGGTAGACGCACTAACTAATGCTCGCTCCGTtacaaattgtagatcgttttgatttttttagtttatagatattattatgcacctagatatacactatatggagatgtataataatatctatgattaaaaaaaactaaaatgatctacaattttaAATGTAGGAGTAGGTCAGCGAATGCAAATTTAGTACACTGCTCATAGGTTGACATGACATCGCATTGGGATGTGCATGAATTTTTTATCGAGAAATTAGTCATTATTGTTCTCCTATGTACCAAAAATATCGATGTCACCACAAACGAAAGCTACAGAGAGTACGAATAATAAATCCTAGCCAACAACATGGCCAAGCCACTCTTCAGATCATGGAATGATATACATGGACCATCAATGGCTCCTTCGAGAAACAATGTACAACAAAAGAAGCTTGTAGCAGTGCCAGGTGTGTAGATGGCTGCCACTGGTTTATGCAAGCTCAAGTCCATGTGATGTCTACATGTTTTTGGGGTCATTTTCGTTCTAGCTTGGTCCTGGGTAGTCACGGGTACGGTTACTCGCATCTAAAGGACTGGAGCAAGCTGGGCCATGCATTTCTAGTTTATTCCAGTCGCGTGACTCTTAAGTTGGCATACACAATTACACATGCGTGCACACATATGGGCATTGAACGTATGGATCAAGAGAAACAACAGAACTAGGAAGCGGGTAAGTCCTAATAACAAATCGTTGAAGACGTGTACGGCTACCTTTTCTCCAAAACATAGTATGTACACATAAATGCTCACGTGCATGAACAATCACCTTTATGAACACACATACGATCGATGTCCTTACAGACACCTATGACACAGATTGAATTGGCAACAGCCAGCGGCAACTTAATTAATTAAAAAGTACTCCTATTTGATTTGTGCAGCAAGTATATATCCACATTGCCAAAAACCTGACTGTCCAATTCTGTATGGTGTGTGCCttttccaaaataaataaacaaatagTGTCTGGTGCTGCCTGCTATCAGGCCGATCGAACCGTGTCCTCGCATTATTAGCTGATAATTAATGTAGATTAGACGACGAGGTCTTAACCTATCTCGCCCCTGTTGTACATGGTCACCAGCCTTATAGAACAGTGTACACCACATCCTATCCACCGTCCACAGGAATTTAGAATAGAGGCCTAGAGGGCCCTTCACACAAGTGTTCAGAGTTCAGTATATGTAATGTAATCCACACTAGACACAACACGGCATCAATGTAATCAACCATAAGATAAGATAAAAGTAATCTCCTGCTGCCTCTCGTGTGCAGATAATCAACAAGTAGCTTGTTACTTTTTAGCTTGGCCTGCTTCTCGTCAGCATATGCATGACCTTAGTTATAAGGGTCAATGGACTTCCATGGATTATCCCGATCCCGTCAGTCATGAATCTCTCGAAATGCTTGTCGTGAGCAAGCTCAAATGTAACTCTCTTTGGGAAACCATGGACCATAAGAAGCTCATGTCACAGCTCTGTCCTAGGTGTTTTGCCAATAATGGTTTTTTAGAAATGAAATGCATTCCCATGAAATCACATGTTCTCCACGCGGTGATCATAACTTTGGCACAACAGAGCAACAATAAAGTGGCACCAGCAAAAAAAAGGTTGGACCAGAGTTCTACATCAGTCAAGCCCCTTCCTTTGATGTCAACATAGCGTGCTTGTTTTCTTTCAGCTGAAAACGCGATGCGTATGCTATGAGCGTACAACCACCCATCAGATGTTCATGGTCTATCGGTCTCAACCGGCTATCCTTGTCGCGTTCGATCGAGTCGTTTTTTTTCCAGCTGAATCTAATGGTGCTGGATCTTGCTGATCATTCCAATCAAGTGCATGACAGGTGCACTGAGGAACCCAATGGTGAAATAAACCAAGGATGAAATTTCACAAACCACAAAGTGCTGCCACATCTGAATGGGACCCTAAGTGATTCATAATGAGGAGCAATTAAATCCAGTGGATTTTTAAGTCAATTGTGCATGTCCATCCAACCACAAATTGCGGATATGTACTATTTAACTTATTAAATACATGTTTGGAGACAGAAAAATGATAATCACCTGGCAGCTAACCACTCGCTGAAGATTACGTCCAAAGAAAAACCACTCGCTGAAGTCGCAATCAGAGACAGCGAGATGTACACCGAATAGTTTAGCCACGCGAAAAGGAATGGCAATTTTGTGCTACTCATCAATTGTTCCATCAGAAGGAACAATACAGAGAGAAACGAAATTGTCGTGTGGTTTGTCATGGTGGTGTCGTTTACCCTATGTTTACATGTGTTCTCCCACGCAGTTGCACGCATGCATGACGACACTACATATTGGCACATCAACAAGTCAATACGTACATCTGGTGAACCTGAATTCTCGATCAAGGTTTGGACTTATGCCTGAAAGGCTGAATCTAAATAAcaaaatcagaagaagaagaaaaataacctATCAGTAGCACGTGAATAATCAGAAATTTCCAACTAACAAAACTACCGTCATGCGTCCTTGTTTCGATCAATGAAGTGCCTACTTACGTATGAGAATGGTGAAACTGCCCAGCTAATAAAATGAACTTCTTGTTCAGAGGCCAGCATTGAGCTGATGTCAACAGACAAATAGTTCAAGAAGGTACAAAAAAGCATCaagttaggggtgtttggatacccctctaaactttagcacttgtcacatcggatatttggatactaattaggagtattaaatatagtctaattacaaaactaattgcacagatggagtctaattcgcgagacgaatctattaagcctaattagtccatgatttgacgatgtgatgctacagtaaccatttgctaatgatagattaattagccttaatagatacgtctcgcgaattaaactccatctgtgcaattagttttataattagcttatgtttagtccttctaattagcatccgaacatccgatgtgaccctgctaaagtttagcacatcgtatccaaacacccccttagttctGTTTGGTGCCCCTTTTTTCCCTTAAAAGAGGATGTTTGGTGCTGCCTAGCTGGTTAATTTGATTGCGCCGTCCTTGCACTATCAACTGATAATATAGATTAGACGAGGTCTTTCTCCCAAATTGATCTACACGCATTGTCACCGGCCTTATTTGTAAAGAACAGTAGTGCTGCATCCTACTCACCGTCCACAGGAATTTTGAACAGGTACAACTCAAACAAGTGTTCCGAAAGTAATTAACTATAAAAAAAGTAGTCACCTCATTCAATTCATGTGTAGATAATCAACAATAGGTAATTATTAGCTCGTCGGCATGACCTTAATTAAGGACTAATGGAATTACATAGATTCCACCAGTCACGACCTAACCAGCCCTCTTGAAATACTCCCGCCGGTAATTTTATAAGGCGTAGTTTATCTGACCATCTACCTAGGTTCatagtttgatcaaatttatagtcTAATAACATGCGAGTTATATATGTGTCATCCTATCAATACCATAGGATTGTATTTAAAAGAACTTGGTAACAGTTGTGATTCTATAACTAGTTAAGAAACT
This window encodes:
- the LOC101768557 gene encoding type IV inositol polyphosphate 5-phosphatase 3, translating into MVVVKQRRMSGEVFWPKIVLKKWLNLKSKDLDFGADEEEDDDDGSDIDDEENCGCDGDGPRRPADGGAQITDESLESAPYKLRRRNSETLRAQYINTKELRVCVGTWNAGGKAPPEDLDISEWLGTGGDAEPADIYVLGFQEVVPLNAGNVFGAEDGRPAQAWESVIRGALRRAQPSRPKYKCYSHPPSPSRFDPPPAAADELLPGTDTETDTDDDAPFGFPARPEQHVAATPRKLSRLNHFSVVDDDPAELNGDEPDELDQEPQQPGRMLLRSLSRADRVGLVWPEQPLDLLPARAMNAASSASFKASKSFRAYKSFRGSSRVADAAAADELPMIPDLDLDLDGALRKKKSRSPFVRIVSKQMVGIFLTVWVRRGLRKCVQNLKVSTVGVGAMGYIGNKGAVSVSMSIYQTMFCFVCCHLAAGEKPGDVHKRNADVQEIHRRTRFPAPGDQQLLRDIHDHDRIFWLGDLNYRLDVSYERAHELISTKSWSKLAETDQLKRELKKGRAFDGWTEGVLEFAPTYKYEVGSGRYTGDEHRGGRRTPAWCDRVLSYGNGLRLLGYRRSELALSDHRPVTATYAAEVEVFCSRKLQKALTLTDAEVEGGQVVPDLDF